The following coding sequences are from one Chanos chanos chromosome 12, fChaCha1.1, whole genome shotgun sequence window:
- the sla1a gene encoding src like adaptor 1a, with protein MGNVMKSQNSVSRTETDNSTFKITDHDTLVVLSDYPCRDVSEPIFRMGEKLRGLAEEGCWWKVRSFQTGVENYIPVTHVAKVYHGWLFEGVARQKAEELLWLPGNSAGSFMVRESPKERGVYSLSVRHRSIKHYKIFRMANSWYYISPRLTFQCLEDMVNHYSDSSDGICCVLTAPCQANPTNVLSTTSQAPPVVMRRNFDWKNVDRSHLLSPSTEGSPMNRENMVSYGVRNSIASYLSLTGLQDTGRINKRKNKSKSVCMLSDYSNGDMNFDE; from the exons atgGGAAATGTGATGAAGAGTCAAAATAGCGTCAGCAGAACTGAAACTGACAACTCTACATTTAAAA TAACGGACCACGACACGCTCGTGGTCTTGTCTGATTACCCATGCCGGGATGTCAGCGAACCTATTTTCAGAATGGGGGAGAAACTAAGGGGGTTGGCTGA AGAGGGCTGCTGGTGGAAAGTTCGATCTTTCCAGACAGGAGTGGAAAACTACATCCCAGTCACGCACGTGGCCAAAGTTTATCATGG ATGGCTGTTTGAGGGAGTGGCCAGACAGAAGGCAGAGGAGCTCCTCTGGTTGCCGGGAAACTCGGCTGGCTCTTTTATGGTCAGAGAGAGCCCAAAGGAAAGAG GtgtctactctctctctgtgagacacAGGTCCATAAAGCACTATAAAATTTTCCGAATGGCCAACAGTTGGTACTACATTTCCCCTCGCCTCACTTTCCAGTGTCTGGAGGACATGGTCAACCACTACTCTG ACTCTTCCGACGGTATCTGCTGTGTTCTAACGGCTCCCTGTCAGGCCAACCCCACAAACGTGCTGAGCACCACCTCACAGGCACCACCTGTGGTCATGCGGCGTAACTTCGACTGGAAGAATGTGGACAG GTCCCACCTTCTAAGTCCCAGCACTGAAGGGTCTCCGATGAACAGGGAAAACATGGTGAGCTATGGCGTCAGGAACAGCATCGCCTCCTATCTGTCACTCACTGGATTGCAGGACACAGGCCGCATAAACAAGCGTAAAAATAAAAGCAAGTCCGTTTGCATGCTGTCGGACTACAGCAACGGTGACATGAACTTTGACGAATAG